A single window of Granulicella mallensis MP5ACTX8 DNA harbors:
- a CDS encoding carboxypeptidase-like regulatory domain-containing protein has translation MIKRLLNGALFCIWAAGAIFSLTAFVASAQTTDGSITVQTTDSTKALLAGTHLVLRDNETNVTHEGTTLKSGTYTFDALPPSTYSLTVDHPGFGSLSYDKILVQAGVATPLNITLKVGSDTEKIDVSALSVPVLETSSNTLSTSINLEEVNNLPVANRSLIALQALSPGYASATGNGTGTFNGTPQAGYQANLDGINSTSSRGKAGNGSGSAITFRVENIQEFTVQSGELPPSQGGGQSAAQTLFVTKRGTNKFHGSIFENHQDESLNAFPWSYGFQTPRLAKPHLLINDFGGSIGGPIFRDKLFFFANFSARISPNSNTIGTVLPTMSALAGNYNYFNAGGGVSTINVLQGAGAAGLDPNVNGGVLFQQNLNQGVYQDGTFTQGTTQLNTRTLNFAVPAKNTIFYPSGRLDYTVTPRLQISVSANLTRNTNDGIYQDPLPGGFQVKTTGSFSQNYVAAVGVDYTVTPTLVNQFKAGFLYTHSLNSPSASGFDVASQGLTIYNFQGISSGNFPIVPQGNYYPYFQGNDDVSWQKGSHTIKFGGNFWHQQDHFYNPADGPTTINLGLISQDPAFNAINSLVPTSGASGNLPGNLSGAQGDVTAMYGWLDGRVTSASYGLPVNPATGTYTTPGSYFLDEKSMGGGLYVQDSWRAQPGLTLNYGLRWDFISDIHDAHLGYTGPSAADLFGSSGYMNIFQPGANSGSPNPLYTTSQHKYNSSLVLPQPQIGFAWNPSGDESFLGKLFGAGKTVIRGSYTLKNYTEGGQSFWQAASNSGYNFFNNNSLTASNSIGPQYYTPGSIKLVTPPSSCTGYIANCVNTATIPTMGTFFASPATYQTTIPQASLFFKGSGAPAAIDPNIKQPYVESYTLGIQRQIGHSSAFEIRYVGNRSIHDWIAINYNEINSLNNGFYQDFIAAQRNLAINTAAGHPNDFSNRGGGPAMPILSAAFAGGSASGFTNGSYVTLLKNGSLGGLAAAIANNETYFCNVVSQAFAPCKAVASSPTGSNFPSNLFQVNPYLEGSGASLTSSKGSSNYNSLQMEFRQKVSHGLDLNVNYTYGKTLGFSSNEAAGSIGNAASIITLHNLHYNYQPISYDTRHALKASGTYALPFGKNKAFLSHGKLTNYAVGGWTAGMIFLYQSGAPYPLTGGLSSTINSASDGGVTFVGGTSAHDIQKSVGITRSKPGNTYVNFIGSKFQGTSTANPNYVVPNTTPGVEGNLPFIYGPKWNNFDLAATKDLPIFRAVHINLQGIFLNAFNHPEWIMSTGTTVLSTQSTTFGTTSTTAQAARRIELRANVTF, from the coding sequence ATGATTAAGAGACTTTTAAACGGCGCGCTGTTCTGTATCTGGGCGGCAGGAGCCATCTTTTCTCTCACAGCCTTCGTCGCTTCGGCTCAGACGACAGACGGATCCATTACCGTCCAAACTACGGACTCCACGAAAGCGCTCCTGGCCGGCACACACCTGGTGCTACGGGACAATGAGACGAACGTCACCCACGAGGGCACAACGCTAAAGTCCGGCACGTACACCTTTGACGCGCTGCCCCCCTCGACCTATAGCCTGACCGTAGATCATCCGGGCTTCGGCAGCCTCTCCTACGACAAGATTCTCGTGCAGGCCGGCGTTGCGACACCCTTGAATATCACCCTCAAGGTCGGCAGCGACACCGAGAAGATTGATGTATCCGCCCTGTCCGTGCCGGTCCTCGAGACCTCCTCGAATACGCTTTCCACCTCCATCAATCTCGAGGAAGTGAACAACCTGCCTGTCGCCAACCGGAGCCTGATCGCGCTGCAGGCGCTTTCGCCTGGGTATGCGTCCGCTACCGGCAACGGCACTGGCACCTTCAATGGCACCCCGCAGGCCGGGTATCAGGCAAATCTGGACGGCATCAATTCAACCTCGTCGCGAGGAAAGGCGGGCAATGGTTCGGGCTCCGCTATTACATTCCGCGTTGAAAATATTCAGGAGTTTACGGTGCAGAGCGGCGAACTGCCACCCAGCCAGGGCGGTGGCCAAAGCGCCGCGCAGACGCTCTTTGTGACCAAGCGTGGCACCAACAAGTTCCACGGGAGCATCTTTGAGAACCACCAGGACGAGTCGTTGAACGCCTTCCCCTGGTCGTACGGTTTTCAGACTCCTCGCCTGGCGAAGCCGCATCTCCTCATCAACGACTTTGGCGGTTCGATCGGTGGTCCGATCTTCAGGGATAAGCTCTTCTTCTTTGCGAACTTCTCCGCGCGCATCTCACCTAACTCCAATACGATCGGTACCGTTCTTCCGACGATGTCCGCGCTGGCGGGAAACTATAACTACTTCAACGCAGGCGGGGGCGTTTCAACGATCAACGTTCTGCAGGGAGCCGGCGCTGCCGGTCTCGATCCAAACGTCAATGGTGGAGTTTTATTCCAGCAGAATCTCAATCAAGGGGTGTACCAGGACGGCACCTTCACGCAGGGAACCACCCAACTCAATACCAGGACTCTGAACTTTGCGGTACCGGCGAAGAACACGATCTTCTATCCCAGTGGGCGGCTCGACTATACCGTTACCCCGAGACTCCAGATCAGTGTCTCCGCTAACCTCACTCGAAACACGAACGACGGAATTTATCAGGACCCGCTTCCCGGCGGTTTTCAGGTCAAGACTACGGGTTCTTTCTCCCAAAACTATGTAGCCGCGGTTGGAGTTGACTATACGGTCACGCCGACCCTGGTCAATCAGTTCAAGGCGGGCTTCCTCTATACGCATAGTCTCAATAGTCCTTCGGCGTCGGGCTTTGATGTAGCTTCGCAAGGTCTCACAATCTATAACTTCCAGGGCATTTCAAGCGGCAACTTCCCAATTGTCCCGCAGGGAAACTACTACCCCTACTTCCAGGGCAACGATGATGTGAGTTGGCAAAAGGGAAGTCACACGATTAAGTTCGGCGGTAACTTCTGGCATCAGCAGGACCACTTTTACAATCCAGCGGATGGGCCCACTACCATCAATCTCGGGCTGATCAGCCAGGACCCTGCCTTCAACGCCATCAACAGTCTCGTGCCTACCAGCGGAGCGAGCGGAAATCTTCCCGGCAACCTCAGCGGTGCACAGGGTGACGTCACGGCCATGTATGGCTGGCTTGACGGCCGCGTTACGAGCGCCAGTTATGGATTACCGGTCAATCCGGCGACCGGCACCTATACCACTCCGGGTTCCTACTTCCTCGATGAAAAATCCATGGGTGGCGGCCTCTATGTCCAGGATTCATGGCGTGCGCAACCCGGCCTGACGTTGAACTATGGTCTGCGCTGGGATTTCATCAGCGACATCCACGACGCCCATCTCGGATACACGGGACCTTCGGCCGCCGACCTGTTCGGTTCCTCGGGGTACATGAATATCTTCCAACCGGGGGCTAACTCAGGAAGCCCGAATCCGCTTTATACGACGTCACAACATAAGTACAACTCCAGCCTTGTTCTGCCACAGCCACAGATCGGCTTCGCCTGGAATCCCAGCGGAGACGAAAGCTTCTTAGGCAAGCTTTTTGGAGCCGGCAAGACGGTGATCCGCGGCAGTTACACCCTTAAGAACTACACTGAGGGCGGACAGAGCTTTTGGCAGGCTGCTTCCAACTCGGGCTATAACTTCTTCAATAACAATAGTCTGACGGCCAGCAATAGCATTGGGCCGCAGTATTACACCCCGGGGTCTATCAAGCTGGTGACTCCGCCTTCTTCCTGCACCGGGTACATTGCCAATTGCGTCAATACAGCGACTATCCCGACGATGGGAACATTCTTCGCGTCGCCCGCTACCTACCAGACCACCATCCCTCAGGCATCGCTCTTCTTCAAGGGCTCAGGAGCACCGGCTGCCATCGATCCCAACATCAAACAGCCGTATGTTGAGTCTTACACCCTTGGTATTCAGCGGCAGATCGGGCACTCCAGCGCGTTTGAGATCCGGTACGTCGGAAATCGCAGCATCCACGATTGGATTGCGATCAACTACAACGAAATTAACTCGCTCAACAATGGCTTCTACCAGGACTTCATCGCCGCACAGCGCAATCTCGCCATCAATACGGCAGCAGGGCACCCCAACGACTTCAGCAACCGTGGCGGCGGGCCTGCCATGCCGATTCTCAGTGCTGCCTTTGCCGGTGGCTCCGCGAGCGGATTCACGAACGGCAGCTATGTAACTCTGCTCAAAAACGGCTCTCTTGGAGGATTGGCCGCAGCCATTGCGAACAACGAAACCTACTTCTGCAACGTCGTGAGCCAGGCCTTCGCGCCGTGCAAGGCTGTAGCTTCTTCTCCGACGGGATCTAACTTCCCCAGCAACCTGTTTCAGGTCAATCCCTACCTTGAGGGATCCGGTGCCAGCCTCACGAGCAGCAAGGGTTCGTCCAATTACAACTCGCTTCAGATGGAGTTCCGTCAGAAGGTTTCGCACGGTCTCGATCTGAACGTCAACTATACCTATGGCAAGACGCTCGGCTTCTCCTCGAACGAGGCTGCTGGATCTATTGGAAACGCAGCGTCGATCATCACCCTGCACAACCTGCACTACAACTATCAGCCGATCTCGTACGACACCCGTCACGCGCTCAAAGCGAGCGGGACCTATGCTCTTCCCTTTGGCAAGAACAAGGCTTTCCTGAGCCACGGCAAGCTCACGAACTATGCTGTTGGCGGTTGGACGGCTGGCATGATCTTCCTCTACCAGAGTGGAGCCCCGTATCCTCTTACCGGCGGTCTCTCCTCCACCATCAATTCGGCTTCGGATGGCGGCGTCACCTTCGTCGGCGGCACTTCAGCGCACGACATTCAGAAGTCGGTAGGCATCACTCGCTCTAAGCCCGGCAACACCTATGTAAACTTCATCGGATCAAAGTTCCAAGGCACTAGCACCGCCAATCCCAACTACGTCGTACCCAATACGACCCCTGGCGTCGAAGGGAATCTGCCCTTCATCTATGGACCG
- a CDS encoding carboxypeptidase regulatory-like domain-containing protein translates to MSLSRFATRTAGAIFACFSILLFMSITAIWPSAWAQDLSTGSLNVAVLDPSGAAIAGATIVLKDLGTNDVHTSVTKGVGTAVIPYLPPAQYILTVSKDGFETEVYPSVTIQTNQVSNLKVSMKIGAATTSVSVSSDVSPILDSTSNALTTTLDLKQVDSLPLGGRDAGPLAFLVPGAVNNNFNNLPGGAVNVSSNGFSTMTARNKSSGFADNGSATTQLLEDTQEMTVQTSELDASHGGSSTMDIGFTTKRGTNKFHGQLFEDYRSRGLNANTWYNNYVGLPRPDLIIHDFGASVGGPLWKDKLFFFVSLSNFRQPSSFTHSTEIPTAAALAGNYSYIPTNSSTVQTVNVLQAGASAGCATCTGQLNPTIAAAFATAQASYGVGGATITPLDLNHNNLNFPVEGATVIKYPTARIDYDVSHNFRLTGTANETASYYTNTGAPPYPGAAYANQSGSSFTKNWQATAGFDWSITPSFVNAFRAAFLYTHFEYNTQGVSIPTDSMFDTGNIVLGFGLTSGINPFNSLSGGSLYDTIAVKDDSTWQKGNHTIGFGVEAGSEPDHYYNNLFVPSFTANGIATGDPVQNALINALSANAPTSAQGDVQSLYASLTGRVNYYSTSEFVNTQTKQYDPHTDFDLHERLTQAALFAMDSWRATPTLTLNYGLRWDFTGASTDLTGFYTHPDVANLWGPSGVNNLFMPGTLSGVQNPTESTSSQAYAPTYVHPQPNFGFAWSPHGDPNSWTGRLFGNGKTVIRGSYTFKNYVEGTQNFWTFGSNGGANFQNNYTAVPVIPSGTAPGAGFYNAGSFVLGQSAAPATAAQFPVPFSNTVPLSLGTFSGNWVTTIDPHIKQPYVESWQFGIQYAINDKNVIEVRYVGNVGKDQWLGQNINEINVFENGFLSEFKGAQANLAASGGTTFQGHNPTPILNQAFATTGLQSNFTNSQFITWLNQGQAGAFANYLASNPSYLCSLVGATHFAPCGAAGATGAGGYPINFFQANPFVANGEVVELTNAGYSNYNALQIDFRQHSYHGMQFNANYTYAKSLGTSVQGSTAPGIYGGQGNSAPGFYTLRNKRLNYFPSAFDIRNVLHVSGTYDLPFGRNRQFFSHANRVVDSVIGGWTLGTIITYQSGDPHLFNGGTETTNTSDSGISLIGVTPAQLQKQIHIRPSNGHPWVNLFDSKYYTGEGQANNAYISPNFNAGTFGYLMWLHDPKWINTDAALTKVVPVYKSMNLTLQAEFLNVFNHTAWNGMDTGVQDTTFGTTSTTANSPRNIELRGNFRF, encoded by the coding sequence ATGTCTCTGAGCAGATTCGCCACACGCACGGCAGGAGCAATCTTTGCCTGTTTCTCCATCCTCCTTTTCATGTCCATCACCGCGATCTGGCCGTCGGCGTGGGCCCAGGATCTGTCCACCGGCTCCCTGAACGTCGCCGTTCTGGATCCGTCGGGGGCTGCCATCGCAGGCGCGACGATCGTACTGAAGGATCTGGGAACTAACGACGTGCATACCAGCGTCACCAAGGGCGTAGGTACAGCGGTCATTCCTTACCTTCCTCCTGCTCAATACATCCTCACTGTCTCGAAGGATGGCTTTGAGACAGAGGTTTACCCTTCGGTGACGATCCAGACGAACCAGGTATCGAACCTGAAGGTCTCGATGAAAATCGGAGCTGCGACAACCAGCGTCTCGGTTTCGAGTGACGTTTCCCCCATTCTGGATTCGACTTCGAATGCTCTGACGACAACGCTCGATTTGAAACAAGTAGACTCGCTTCCTCTGGGCGGTCGCGATGCGGGCCCGCTCGCATTTCTCGTACCGGGAGCCGTCAACAACAACTTCAACAATCTTCCCGGCGGAGCGGTTAACGTCAGCTCGAACGGTTTTTCCACGATGACCGCTCGCAATAAGAGCAGCGGATTTGCAGACAATGGTTCAGCAACCACGCAACTCCTGGAAGATACGCAGGAGATGACGGTTCAAACGAGCGAACTGGATGCTAGCCATGGCGGCAGCTCCACGATGGACATAGGTTTTACGACCAAACGCGGCACGAACAAGTTTCATGGTCAGCTATTTGAGGACTATCGCAGCCGCGGCTTGAACGCCAACACCTGGTACAACAACTATGTCGGCCTGCCGAGGCCCGATCTGATTATTCATGACTTCGGTGCAAGCGTCGGAGGACCGCTGTGGAAGGACAAACTGTTCTTCTTTGTCAGCTTGTCGAACTTCCGCCAACCCTCCAGCTTCACGCACAGCACGGAGATCCCGACAGCCGCGGCTCTGGCTGGAAACTACAGTTATATTCCGACGAACTCCTCCACGGTGCAGACCGTCAATGTGCTCCAGGCCGGAGCGAGCGCCGGGTGCGCGACTTGTACGGGGCAGCTTAATCCCACCATCGCGGCGGCATTCGCGACTGCTCAGGCATCGTATGGTGTTGGCGGAGCGACGATCACTCCGCTTGATCTGAACCACAACAACCTGAACTTTCCCGTCGAGGGCGCAACCGTCATCAAGTATCCGACCGCCCGGATCGATTACGACGTGAGCCACAACTTCCGGCTGACGGGTACGGCGAATGAGACAGCTTCCTACTACACCAACACCGGGGCTCCGCCCTATCCTGGCGCGGCTTATGCCAATCAGTCCGGGAGCAGCTTCACCAAGAACTGGCAGGCGACCGCGGGCTTCGACTGGTCGATCACCCCTTCTTTTGTCAATGCGTTCCGTGCCGCTTTTCTCTACACGCACTTTGAATACAACACACAGGGTGTAAGCATTCCTACAGATTCCATGTTCGATACCGGCAATATCGTCCTTGGTTTTGGCCTGACCAGTGGTATCAATCCCTTCAATTCTCTTTCAGGCGGATCGTTGTATGACACCATTGCGGTGAAGGACGATTCAACCTGGCAAAAGGGAAATCATACGATTGGTTTCGGTGTAGAAGCAGGTAGCGAACCTGACCACTACTACAACAATCTGTTTGTTCCCAGCTTTACGGCAAATGGCATCGCTACCGGCGACCCCGTCCAAAATGCGCTGATCAATGCTCTTTCCGCAAACGCTCCGACCTCAGCTCAGGGAGATGTGCAGAGCTTGTACGCATCTCTGACCGGACGCGTCAACTATTACAGCACGAGCGAATTTGTAAATACTCAAACGAAACAGTACGACCCTCATACTGACTTCGACCTGCACGAGCGGTTGACGCAGGCAGCGTTGTTCGCGATGGATAGCTGGAGAGCGACGCCAACTCTTACGCTGAACTACGGCCTTCGTTGGGACTTCACCGGCGCTTCGACGGATCTCACGGGTTTCTACACGCACCCTGATGTGGCGAATCTCTGGGGCCCTTCCGGTGTGAACAACCTCTTCATGCCGGGCACGTTGTCGGGCGTTCAGAACCCAACCGAGAGCACTTCATCGCAGGCGTACGCGCCTACCTATGTCCATCCGCAGCCGAACTTCGGCTTCGCCTGGAGTCCCCATGGAGATCCAAATAGCTGGACGGGACGTCTGTTCGGAAATGGTAAGACTGTGATCCGCGGCAGTTATACCTTTAAAAACTACGTCGAAGGCACGCAGAACTTCTGGACCTTCGGCTCGAACGGAGGAGCTAACTTCCAGAACAACTACACGGCTGTGCCCGTCATTCCATCCGGCACAGCACCCGGTGCCGGGTTCTATAACGCAGGTTCGTTCGTACTGGGACAATCTGCCGCTCCGGCGACAGCAGCTCAATTCCCGGTTCCGTTCTCCAACACGGTCCCGCTGTCGCTCGGAACGTTTTCTGGTAACTGGGTTACGACGATCGATCCGCACATTAAGCAGCCTTATGTTGAGTCGTGGCAGTTTGGCATCCAGTATGCGATCAATGACAAGAATGTCATTGAAGTGCGATATGTCGGCAATGTTGGTAAAGATCAGTGGCTCGGCCAGAATATCAATGAGATTAACGTCTTCGAGAATGGCTTCCTGAGTGAGTTCAAGGGCGCGCAGGCTAACCTGGCTGCGTCCGGCGGAACAACGTTCCAGGGACACAATCCAACCCCGATCCTCAACCAGGCATTTGCTACCACCGGTCTCCAGAGCAACTTCACGAACAGCCAGTTCATTACCTGGCTGAATCAAGGACAGGCCGGAGCGTTTGCAAACTACCTTGCAAGCAATCCCAGCTACCTCTGCTCCCTGGTGGGCGCTACCCATTTTGCACCATGTGGCGCTGCGGGAGCGACCGGCGCTGGAGGCTATCCCATCAACTTCTTCCAGGCCAATCCCTTTGTTGCCAATGGAGAGGTCGTGGAACTGACGAACGCTGGATACTCGAACTACAACGCGTTGCAGATCGACTTCCGTCAGCACTCGTATCACGGCATGCAGTTCAATGCGAATTACACCTACGCCAAGTCGCTGGGTACCAGCGTGCAGGGAAGTACAGCTCCCGGCATCTATGGTGGCCAGGGGAACAGTGCTCCCGGCTTTTACACGCTAAGAAACAAGCGACTGAACTATTTCCCGAGTGCCTTCGATATACGGAATGTGCTGCACGTCAGCGGCACCTACGATCTGCCCTTCGGACGCAATCGGCAGTTCTTCAGCCATGCAAACCGTGTTGTAGATTCTGTGATTGGCGGATGGACCCTGGGTACGATCATTACTTATCAGAGTGGCGATCCGCATCTGTTCAACGGCGGCACCGAAACGACAAACACCAGCGACTCCGGTATCTCTTTGATCGGTGTCACGCCCGCGCAGTTGCAAAAGCAGATCCACATCCGGCCCTCAAACGGTCATCCGTGGGTGAATCTATTCGACTCGAAGTACTATACGGGCGAGGGACAGGCGAACAATGCCTATATCAGTCCGAACTTCAATGCTGGAACCTTCGGTTATCTGATGTGGCTGCATGATCCGAAGTGGATCAACACAGATGCGGCGCTCACGAAGGTCGTTCCCGTTTATAAGAGCATGAACCTGACTCTGCAGGCCGAATTCCTGAACGTCTTCAACCATACGGCATGGAACGGCATGGATACAGGCGTGCAGGACACTACCTTCGGAACCACAAGTACAACTGCCAACAGCCCGAGAAACATAGAGCTCCGCGGCAACTTCCGGTTCTAG
- a CDS encoding glycoside hydrolase family 27 protein: MRHFFRASTGTLALLLGYFLAGTQPSFAQTNLSGYWDARTPNPGNDGTFRDTYFEIQQSGETLSGTLIRRPNGIPITGTFKDGAIHFVTVPPTPPPPPAGATARPAQRPMTFDGTYEDGKLLLQTQGRNGIVKSVAEKVTKEATLPPPPLPLPELKDLPDNGLARTPPMGWNSWNKFAGRVDDAAVRGMADAMVSSGMSKAGYVYINIDDTWELGRDANGNVTTNKKFPDMKALADYVHSKGLKIGIYSSPGPKTCAGYEGSFGHEVQDAKTYASWGIDYLKYDLCSGLDIYKDDAPTLQAIYQKMGQALQETNRPIIYSLCEYGRASVWTGWGTKSGGNLWRTTGDISDRWDSMDKIGFSQIKIAEYAKPGHWNDPDMLEIGNGGMTADEYRTHMSLWSLLAAPLIAGNDLRTMTDETKSILMNSEVIAIDQDPEYKPVVSVSSENKVEVLMRPLHDGSVIVGLFNRNDALTDAQFARSILPANLTGKKTKVRDLWKHEDVKMEGDTFKATIPSHGVVLLKISSR, from the coding sequence ATGCGTCATTTCTTTCGAGCTTCAACGGGCACTCTGGCCCTTTTACTGGGCTACTTTCTCGCGGGAACTCAACCTTCTTTCGCGCAGACAAATCTAAGCGGGTACTGGGACGCGCGCACGCCAAACCCCGGTAATGACGGCACCTTTCGCGATACCTACTTTGAGATTCAGCAGAGCGGCGAGACCCTCAGCGGCACGCTGATCCGGAGGCCGAACGGCATTCCCATCACCGGAACATTCAAAGACGGAGCGATCCATTTTGTGACCGTTCCTCCAACTCCGCCGCCCCCGCCCGCAGGCGCAACCGCTCGTCCCGCGCAGCGGCCGATGACCTTTGACGGTACCTATGAGGACGGCAAGCTGCTGCTTCAAACCCAGGGACGCAACGGCATCGTGAAATCCGTCGCCGAAAAAGTGACCAAGGAAGCGACCCTGCCCCCGCCGCCGCTACCATTGCCGGAGCTCAAAGACCTTCCCGACAACGGCCTGGCCCGGACGCCGCCGATGGGCTGGAATAGCTGGAACAAATTTGCAGGCAGGGTTGACGATGCCGCCGTGCGCGGGATGGCCGATGCCATGGTCTCCAGCGGTATGAGCAAGGCAGGCTACGTCTACATCAACATCGACGACACCTGGGAGCTAGGCCGCGACGCCAACGGCAACGTCACCACGAACAAGAAGTTCCCGGACATGAAGGCGCTTGCGGACTACGTGCATTCGAAGGGCCTGAAGATCGGCATCTACTCGAGCCCCGGACCGAAGACGTGCGCGGGATATGAAGGAAGCTTCGGGCACGAGGTGCAGGATGCGAAGACGTATGCCTCTTGGGGTATTGACTACCTGAAGTACGACCTCTGCAGCGGACTCGACATCTACAAGGACGATGCGCCGACGCTGCAAGCGATCTACCAGAAGATGGGCCAGGCACTCCAGGAGACGAACCGGCCGATCATCTACAGCCTCTGCGAGTACGGGCGGGCCTCCGTCTGGACGGGCTGGGGAACGAAGAGCGGCGGAAACCTCTGGCGCACGACCGGAGACATCTCCGACCGCTGGGATTCGATGGACAAGATCGGCTTCAGCCAGATCAAGATCGCAGAGTATGCCAAGCCCGGACACTGGAACGATCCCGACATGCTGGAGATCGGCAATGGCGGCATGACAGCCGACGAGTACAGAACGCACATGAGCCTGTGGTCGCTTCTGGCGGCGCCTCTCATCGCCGGCAACGACCTGCGCACCATGACGGATGAGACCAAGAGCATCCTCATGAACTCGGAGGTTATTGCGATCGATCAGGACCCCGAGTACAAGCCGGTTGTCTCCGTGTCGAGCGAGAACAAGGTCGAAGTGCTGATGCGCCCCCTGCACGACGGCTCGGTCATCGTCGGCCTCTTCAATCGCAACGACGCTCTCACAGACGCACAGTTCGCTCGCAGCATCTTGCCGGCAAACCTCACGGGTAAAAAGACGAAGGTACGCGACCTCTGGAAGCACGAGGACGTCAAGATGGAAGGCGACACCTTCAAAGCAACTATCCCGAGTCATGGCGTGGTGCTGTTGAAGATCAGCTCCCGCTAA